The following proteins come from a genomic window of Miscanthus floridulus cultivar M001 chromosome 2, ASM1932011v1, whole genome shotgun sequence:
- the LOC136540485 gene encoding uncharacterized protein isoform X1 produces MTNEEAVVLAVKETVKYGLFLGTFAGSYVSVDEYIAAVWGRKRTARWRSLLAGLIAGPSMLLTGPGTQHTSLAIYILMRAAVLASRCGIKSKRFGKICKPLTWSHGDVFLMCLSSAQILSTYILKQESLPSSYKSFLNKHGGKDLSILQGVKDVVNHTAFSNLAGIKKYYKSVGVDIKLDPNMKVPCSIVHGNQSCTGHVFSFLLQAYGRAVPVYVPVYLVPALVVHRQHLMKRPYSIIGKSFLGVARSSLFLSVYCASAWAWTCLLFRTLHRANTPLVILGTFPTGLALLIEKKSRRIEISLYCLARAIESFFTWMTDAGLCPPILLIKRADMVVFSIATSIVMHCYAQEREVFRSKYLNVLDWVFGVPPPPDSEDKNCYRPDEAKKCQ; encoded by the exons ATGACGAACGAGGAGGCCGTGGTGCTCGCGGTTAAGGAGACTGTGAAGTACGGCTTGTTCTTGGGGACCTTTGCCGGCAGCTACGTCTCCGTCGATGAGTACATCGCTGCCGTCTGGGGACGTAAGAG AACAGCAAGGTGGAGGTCATTATTAGCTGGGTTGATTGCTGGTCCTTCTATGCTCCTGACAGGACCAGGAACTCAGCATACTAGCTTGGCTATATACATTCTGATGCGTGCAGCAGTGCTTGCATCCCGTTGTGGAATAAAGAGCAAACGTTTTGGAAAGATCTGTAAACCTTTGACTTGGTCACATGGTGATGTCTTCCTTATGTGCCTCTCATCTGCACAAATTTT GTCCACATACATTTTAAAGCAGGAGAGTTTGCCATCGTCGTATAAATCATTTCTAAACAAGCATGGTGGAAAAGATCTTTCTATTTTGCAAGGTGTGAAGGATGTAGTCAACCACACTGCTTTCAGTAACTTAGCGGGTATCAAGAAGTACTACAAATCTGTTGGTGTTGACATAAAGCTAGATCCGAACATGAAAGTGCCCTGCTCA ATTGTGCATGGTAACCAGTCATGTACAGGACATGTCTTTTCATTCTTGTTACAAGCATATGGAAGAGCAGTTCCTGTATACGTTCCAGTCTACTTAGTCCCTGCACTTGTAGTTCATAGGCAGCATCTCATGAAAAG GCCTTACTCAATTATAGGGAAGAGTTTTCTAGGAGTAGCAAGATCTAGTCTGTTTCTCTCAGTATACTGTGCATCTGCATG GGCTTGGACCTGCCTGCTTTTTAGGACCCTCCACAGAGCCAATACTCCTCTTGTCATCCTTGGCACG TTTCCAACAGGTCTGGCGTTGCTTATCGAGAAGAAGAGCAGGAGAATTGAGATATCCCTGTACTGTCTTGCCAGAGCTATCGAGAGTTTTTTCACATGGATGACGGATGCAGGACTCTGCCCTCCAATACTGCTGATAAAGCGAGCCGATATGGTTGTGTTCAGCATAGCTACCTCTATCGTTATGCACTGCTATGCGCAGGAAAGAGAAGTCTTCCGGTCCAAGTACCTGAATGTGCTGGACTGGGTATTTGGTGTGCCGCCACCACCTGACAGTGAGGATAAGAATTGCTATCGGCCAGATGAAGCCAAGAAATGCCAGTGA
- the LOC136540485 gene encoding uncharacterized protein isoform X2, producing the protein MSTSLPSGDVRARWRSLLAGLIAGPSMLLTGPGTQHTSLAIYILMRAAVLASRCGIKSKRFGKICKPLTWSHGDVFLMCLSSAQILSTYILKQESLPSSYKSFLNKHGGKDLSILQGVKDVVNHTAFSNLAGIKKYYKSVGVDIKLDPNMKVPCSIVHGNQSCTGHVFSFLLQAYGRAVPVYVPVYLVPALVVHRQHLMKRPYSIIGKSFLGVARSSLFLSVYCASAWAWTCLLFRTLHRANTPLVILGTFPTGLALLIEKKSRRIEISLYCLARAIESFFTWMTDAGLCPPILLIKRADMVVFSIATSIVMHCYAQEREVFRSKYLNVLDWVFGVPPPPDSEDKNCYRPDEAKKCQ; encoded by the exons ATGAGTACATCGCTGCCGTCTGGGGACGTAAGAG CAAGGTGGAGGTCATTATTAGCTGGGTTGATTGCTGGTCCTTCTATGCTCCTGACAGGACCAGGAACTCAGCATACTAGCTTGGCTATATACATTCTGATGCGTGCAGCAGTGCTTGCATCCCGTTGTGGAATAAAGAGCAAACGTTTTGGAAAGATCTGTAAACCTTTGACTTGGTCACATGGTGATGTCTTCCTTATGTGCCTCTCATCTGCACAAATTTT GTCCACATACATTTTAAAGCAGGAGAGTTTGCCATCGTCGTATAAATCATTTCTAAACAAGCATGGTGGAAAAGATCTTTCTATTTTGCAAGGTGTGAAGGATGTAGTCAACCACACTGCTTTCAGTAACTTAGCGGGTATCAAGAAGTACTACAAATCTGTTGGTGTTGACATAAAGCTAGATCCGAACATGAAAGTGCCCTGCTCA ATTGTGCATGGTAACCAGTCATGTACAGGACATGTCTTTTCATTCTTGTTACAAGCATATGGAAGAGCAGTTCCTGTATACGTTCCAGTCTACTTAGTCCCTGCACTTGTAGTTCATAGGCAGCATCTCATGAAAAG GCCTTACTCAATTATAGGGAAGAGTTTTCTAGGAGTAGCAAGATCTAGTCTGTTTCTCTCAGTATACTGTGCATCTGCATG GGCTTGGACCTGCCTGCTTTTTAGGACCCTCCACAGAGCCAATACTCCTCTTGTCATCCTTGGCACG TTTCCAACAGGTCTGGCGTTGCTTATCGAGAAGAAGAGCAGGAGAATTGAGATATCCCTGTACTGTCTTGCCAGAGCTATCGAGAGTTTTTTCACATGGATGACGGATGCAGGACTCTGCCCTCCAATACTGCTGATAAAGCGAGCCGATATGGTTGTGTTCAGCATAGCTACCTCTATCGTTATGCACTGCTATGCGCAGGAAAGAGAAGTCTTCCGGTCCAAGTACCTGAATGTGCTGGACTGGGTATTTGGTGTGCCGCCACCACCTGACAGTGAGGATAAGAATTGCTATCGGCCAGATGAAGCCAAGAAATGCCAGTGA